From Thermodesulfobacteriota bacterium, one genomic window encodes:
- a CDS encoding thioredoxin domain-containing protein translates to MNKWNLALATVLAGLFFFPRIPDAAQDVAVGTVTIDKETLKAAIVQVLKDDPKLVYDAMNAYQQQMAGNSQQQLENSFKNPLSIPVRPENPSKGPEKAPVTVIAFMDFQCPYCARTVETMYSLMDKYPGKLRLVYKNNPLPNHAAALDAAKAALAAHRQGRFWEFRDMLYADMSKLNEAGYVQLAKNLGLNLDTFNADRKSEAVAKVITADQGEATSNNLKSVPFFVINGIMVKGAKDIAYFSTVIDRLLAQPVPGSTKQ, encoded by the coding sequence ATGAATAAATGGAACCTGGCACTCGCGACAGTTCTGGCTGGATTGTTTTTTTTCCCCCGAATCCCGGATGCGGCCCAGGATGTGGCCGTGGGCACCGTTACCATTGACAAGGAAACCCTGAAAGCAGCCATCGTCCAAGTGCTCAAGGATGATCCCAAGCTGGTTTATGACGCCATGAACGCCTATCAGCAGCAAATGGCCGGGAACAGTCAACAGCAGCTTGAAAACAGTTTTAAGAACCCGCTGTCGATACCGGTCCGGCCGGAGAACCCGTCCAAGGGGCCGGAGAAAGCGCCGGTCACCGTTATTGCCTTCATGGATTTTCAGTGCCCGTATTGTGCCCGAACCGTCGAAACCATGTACAGCCTTATGGATAAGTATCCCGGAAAGCTGCGGCTGGTGTATAAAAACAACCCGCTGCCAAATCATGCCGCCGCCCTTGACGCCGCCAAGGCCGCCCTGGCCGCCCACCGCCAGGGCCGGTTCTGGGAATTCCGGGATATGCTTTATGCCGATATGAGCAAGCTTAACGAAGCGGGTTATGTCCAGCTGGCTAAAAACCTGGGGTTGAACCTGGACACCTTTAATGCCGACCGCAAATCCGAAGCCGTGGCCAAAGTGATCACGGCGGACCAGGGAGAGGCCACGAGCAACAACTTAAAAAGCGTGCCCTTCTTTGTCATCAACGGCATCATGGTCAAGGGAGCCAAGGATATCGCTTATTTCAGCACGGTCATCGACCGTCTGCTGGCGCAACCGGTGCCGGGATCGACAAAACAATAA
- the pal gene encoding peptidoglycan-associated lipoprotein Pal yields MVLSVAGNAAAEHRAGSFTLSPGVGHFGFDSDLDLEDDMAGGLGLGYNITENFGLEASYYYADTEANNRPLDRDGDSADGDVHFAQLNALYHFMTDKKVVPYLAAGAGVFVYDLDKITGDNDTSEFATNVGGGVKCFVHKNVALFADVRSVQTYPECSWLGTVGISFYMGGCEKKAEAAPAAPQPAAVEEPVDQERLAFEKEDIYFAFDKSDLSADAQSILKKKAAWLDKNPDAAVTIEGHCDERGTNEYNIALGERRATSARDFLVNLGTDLTRLTTISFGEERPVDAGHTEDAWSKNRRAHFVLK; encoded by the coding sequence ATGGTTTTGTCAGTGGCGGGCAATGCGGCGGCCGAACATCGGGCCGGGTCGTTTACGCTGTCACCCGGTGTCGGTCATTTTGGATTCGATTCGGATCTGGATCTGGAAGATGACATGGCCGGCGGGCTCGGCCTCGGCTACAATATCACCGAGAATTTCGGCCTGGAAGCCAGCTACTATTATGCCGATACCGAGGCGAACAACAGGCCCCTGGACCGTGACGGCGATTCAGCGGACGGGGATGTGCACTTTGCCCAGTTAAACGCGCTGTATCATTTCATGACGGACAAGAAGGTAGTTCCCTACCTGGCCGCCGGTGCCGGCGTCTTCGTCTATGATCTGGATAAGATCACCGGCGACAATGATACCAGTGAGTTCGCCACCAACGTGGGCGGCGGTGTGAAATGTTTTGTTCATAAGAATGTGGCGTTGTTTGCTGATGTCCGTAGTGTCCAGACCTACCCGGAATGCAGCTGGCTGGGCACCGTGGGCATATCCTTTTACATGGGCGGCTGCGAAAAGAAGGCTGAAGCCGCGCCGGCCGCTCCGCAGCCTGCGGCGGTGGAAGAGCCCGTGGATCAGGAAAGACTGGCTTTTGAGAAAGAAGACATCTATTTTGCTTTTGATAAATCCGATCTTTCCGCTGATGCGCAGAGCATTCTGAAGAAGAAGGCCGCCTGGCTGGATAAGAATCCCGATGCCGCGGTGACCATTGAAGGCCATTGCGACGAACGGGGCACCAACGAATACAACATCGCCCTGGGCGAGAGAAGAGCCACCAGCGCCAGAGATTTCCTAGTCAACCTGGGGACGGATTTGACCCGCCTGACCACGATCAGTTTTGGCGAGGAACGGCCGGTTGATGCGGGTCACACCGAAGACGCCTGGTCCAAGAACAGACGCGCTCACTTTGTTCTTAAGTAA
- a CDS encoding rubredoxin-like domain-containing protein, protein MTSWKCTNCGYTLEKEEPPEECPSCKQKCEFVDNTCYTPDCQIEGTDKRI, encoded by the coding sequence ATGACCAGCTGGAAATGCACCAACTGCGGTTACACACTTGAAAAAGAAGAACCACCCGAGGAGTGTCCCTCCTGCAAACAGAAATGCGAATTTGTCGACAACACCTGCTATACGCCGGACTGCCAGATCGAAGGCACCGACAAGCGCATCTAA
- a CDS encoding response regulator, producing MKTLIVEDDLTSRLMLQKILNPYGECHMAMNGKEAVDAFIIARMEKEPYDLICLDFMMPEMDGPEALRRIRKLEREYGIEENDGVKILMVTIVGKPAQVIDAHRAGATAHMVKPIDQALLLRHLAEFGLLSPGSENA from the coding sequence ATGAAAACGCTTATCGTAGAGGATGATTTAACCAGTCGGCTGATGCTTCAAAAAATATTGAACCCCTATGGCGAGTGTCATATGGCCATGAACGGGAAAGAAGCCGTCGACGCCTTTATCATCGCCAGGATGGAAAAAGAGCCTTACGACCTCATCTGTCTAGACTTCATGATGCCTGAAATGGACGGGCCGGAAGCGTTGAGGCGGATCCGGAAGTTGGAAAGAGAATACGGCATAGAAGAAAATGACGGGGTAAAAATTCTCATGGTCACCATCGTGGGGAAGCCCGCCCAGGTCATCGACGCCCATCGCGCCGGCGCCACGGCCCATATGGTCAAACCCATCGACCAGGCCCTGCTGCTGCGGCACCTGGCCGAGTTCGGGTTGCTTTCGCCAGGATCTGAAAACGCATGA
- a CDS encoding response regulator: MSLKKKTFLIIFLAVLVAHLAYLAVFKFIIYKSLVEVENSYASCAMNHFLALVDIEIKHLDKFVHDWSSWDDTYEFVQDRNQKYAAINLTLTTFADQSLNLVHIYDEKSSLVWGKTYRLETEEEIPFDLSKELTAFVFSKLVEQTNPDAYASGIIQTSLGPMLIASHPILNSQNMGPSRGAMVMGRFLTADSIRSLAEHIGMKIESWPSKNGKIPETVTGCMPLLDDPAAVKVVPASPDAIETYAILKDIDNQPAIFLKASLPRPISQRGIKAYQVSMTHLLITGLLILICVPWLLGRYILTPITRLTEKAVQIGVSSNHSEIPGTERNDEIGALAREMNKMVGRLSNSEERYRILAENARDVIWSFGLDLKYTYVSPSVLLLRGYTAEEAMRQSFEELLAPESAKRAREVLERELSQELKGQRHPPGWSVTTELEMTRKDGSTVWTEATASIYYDKNGNLKGVMGITRDISERRRAEDRLRESNLSLERLTVLATEMAAQAQTANEAKSAFLANMSHEIRTPLNGVIAMTDLLLDTDLSPRQRQFAAIVKSSGESLLSLINDILDFSKIEAHKLELEVIDFDLRMVMEDMMEMISAKAKGKGLDLECRIDPEVPSWLQGDPGRLRQIILNLTDNAIKFTGSGKIAIRAALASEDERQVMIRFTVTDTGIGISKERISDLFSPFVQADSSTTRRYGGTGLGLSISKQLTELMGGEIGAESEEGGGSVFWFTSVFRKQPAASIQQMAPYHDLKGVKVLAVDDHEPSLLQVTTFVKSWGCRFETSSDGKSALSLLRQAVRDKDPFSVAIVDFSMPGMNGKELGQKIKADEELRDTVLILMTSMGQRGDAAELKLIGFSGYLTKPFRKPQLQACLEMVLSGKAAGEKGQLVTRHSIRESLKKRIRILVVEDNFTNREVALAVLNKLGFQADAVTGGNDALKELRRIPYDLVLMDCQMSDMDGYETTRLIRNRRTGVVNPAVPVIAMTACAMEGDRRKCLEAGMDDYLTKPIQPDKMADRLARWLSGKGQTDPADEVPAVIADKDQAQDQTSIFDADNLLRRMNADKASVRPVIAGFLVDLSRYAAAIKSHLLNGDGSSVQRQAHTIKGAAANVGCYRLQQAALAVETACMSGDLKRVTDLMNALEEQIALVKNTMEQTGWYDKSTTEKEESNA, translated from the coding sequence ATGAGTCTGAAAAAAAAGACTTTTCTAATCATCTTCCTGGCCGTGCTGGTCGCCCATCTCGCGTACTTAGCTGTTTTCAAATTCATAATCTATAAGAGCCTTGTCGAGGTCGAAAATTCGTATGCCTCATGCGCCATGAATCATTTCCTGGCGCTGGTCGACATTGAGATCAAACACCTGGATAAATTCGTTCACGACTGGTCGTCATGGGATGATACCTATGAATTCGTCCAGGACCGCAACCAGAAATACGCCGCCATTAATTTGACCCTGACCACATTTGCCGATCAGAGTCTTAACCTCGTTCATATATATGACGAGAAAAGCAGCCTTGTCTGGGGAAAGACATACCGGCTGGAAACCGAAGAAGAAATCCCCTTTGATCTGTCGAAGGAACTGACTGCTTTCGTTTTTTCGAAACTTGTCGAACAGACAAATCCTGATGCGTATGCCAGTGGGATCATCCAGACCAGCCTGGGACCGATGCTGATTGCATCACACCCCATCCTGAATTCCCAAAACATGGGGCCCAGTCGTGGCGCCATGGTCATGGGCCGGTTCTTAACGGCGGATTCCATCCGTTCGCTGGCCGAGCATATCGGTATGAAGATCGAGTCATGGCCGTCAAAAAACGGTAAGATACCGGAGACCGTGACCGGATGCATGCCGCTGCTGGACGATCCTGCCGCCGTCAAGGTGGTGCCCGCCTCACCCGACGCCATCGAAACCTATGCAATATTGAAAGATATAGACAATCAGCCGGCGATCTTCCTCAAGGCTTCTCTGCCGCGTCCGATCAGCCAGCGGGGCATAAAGGCATATCAGGTCAGCATGACTCACCTGCTGATAACCGGATTGCTGATTCTAATCTGTGTCCCCTGGTTACTGGGAAGGTACATTTTAACCCCCATCACCCGCCTGACTGAAAAGGCGGTGCAGATCGGCGTTTCCTCGAATCATTCGGAAATTCCGGGCACCGAACGGAATGATGAGATAGGCGCTCTGGCAAGAGAAATGAATAAAATGGTGGGACGCCTCTCCAACAGCGAAGAACGTTACCGTATCCTGGCGGAAAACGCCCGTGACGTCATCTGGTCCTTCGGCCTTGACCTGAAGTACACCTACGTAAGTCCCTCCGTGCTGCTCCTGCGGGGATACACCGCGGAAGAAGCGATGCGGCAGAGCTTCGAGGAATTGCTGGCGCCGGAATCGGCCAAACGAGCCAGGGAAGTTCTTGAAAGAGAGCTGTCCCAGGAACTCAAAGGACAGCGTCATCCCCCCGGGTGGTCGGTCACCACCGAACTGGAGATGACCCGCAAAGACGGGTCAACCGTCTGGACGGAGGCCACCGCCAGCATTTATTACGATAAGAACGGCAATCTCAAAGGCGTCATGGGAATCACCCGGGATATTTCCGAACGCCGTCGGGCGGAAGACAGGCTGCGCGAATCGAACCTGTCCCTGGAGAGGCTGACGGTCCTGGCCACGGAAATGGCTGCCCAGGCCCAGACGGCCAATGAGGCCAAAAGCGCTTTTCTGGCCAACATGAGCCATGAGATTCGTACGCCCTTGAACGGCGTCATCGCCATGACCGATCTGCTGCTGGACACCGACCTGTCCCCCCGGCAACGGCAGTTTGCCGCTATCGTCAAGTCAAGCGGCGAATCCCTCCTGTCGCTGATCAACGACATTCTGGACTTTTCCAAAATCGAGGCCCACAAACTGGAACTGGAGGTCATCGATTTTGACCTGCGCATGGTCATGGAAGACATGATGGAGATGATCTCAGCCAAAGCAAAAGGGAAAGGCCTTGATCTGGAGTGCCGGATCGATCCGGAGGTACCTTCCTGGCTTCAGGGCGACCCGGGACGCCTGCGGCAGATCATTCTCAATCTGACCGACAATGCCATAAAGTTTACCGGCAGCGGTAAAATTGCCATCCGGGCGGCACTCGCATCCGAAGACGAACGGCAGGTGATGATCCGCTTCACCGTGACCGACACCGGTATCGGTATCTCAAAAGAAAGGATCAGCGACCTGTTCAGCCCCTTTGTTCAGGCGGACAGTTCAACCACGCGCCGATACGGCGGCACGGGCCTGGGCCTGTCCATCTCCAAACAGTTGACCGAACTGATGGGCGGAGAAATCGGCGCGGAAAGCGAGGAAGGCGGGGGGTCTGTTTTCTGGTTTACGTCCGTCTTTCGAAAACAGCCGGCAGCCAGCATCCAGCAGATGGCGCCTTATCATGACCTGAAAGGAGTTAAGGTGCTGGCGGTGGATGATCATGAGCCGAGCCTGCTGCAGGTAACGACGTTTGTCAAATCATGGGGGTGCCGGTTTGAAACATCTTCCGACGGGAAAAGCGCCCTGTCACTTCTCAGGCAGGCGGTTCGGGACAAAGACCCCTTCTCCGTTGCCATTGTTGATTTTTCCATGCCGGGGATGAACGGCAAGGAACTGGGGCAAAAAATAAAAGCGGATGAAGAACTGCGCGACACCGTTCTGATCCTAATGACCTCAATGGGGCAACGGGGCGACGCCGCCGAGTTAAAGCTGATCGGTTTTTCCGGGTATCTGACCAAACCCTTCCGCAAGCCGCAGCTGCAGGCCTGCCTGGAAATGGTCCTGTCCGGCAAAGCGGCCGGAGAGAAAGGCCAGCTGGTTACCCGGCACTCCATAAGGGAGTCACTGAAAAAGCGGATCCGCATCCTGGTGGTTGAGGATAATTTCACCAACCGGGAGGTGGCCCTGGCGGTTCTGAACAAACTCGGTTTTCAAGCCGATGCCGTAACCGGCGGGAATGACGCGCTCAAAGAGCTCCGGCGCATCCCTTATGACCTTGTCCTGATGGACTGCCAGATGTCCGATATGGACGGGTATGAAACCACCCGGCTGATACGGAATCGGCGGACAGGGGTGGTCAACCCTGCTGTCCCCGTCATCGCCATGACAGCCTGCGCCATGGAGGGAGATCGGCGGAAATGCCTTGAAGCAGGGATGGATGATTATCTGACAAAGCCCATCCAGCCGGATAAAATGGCGGATAGATTAGCCCGGTGGTTGAGCGGGAAAGGCCAGACGGACCCGGCCGATGAGGTTCCCGCCGTTATTGCCGACAAAGACCAGGCGCAGGATCAGACGAGCATCTTTGATGCCGATAATCTGCTCAGGCGGATGAATGCGGACAAGGCTTCCGTTCGGCCTGTGATAGCGGGTTTCCTGGTTGACCTTTCCCGTTATGCCGCGGCGATTAAAAGCCATCTGCTCAACGGCGACGGATCCTCCGTCCAGCGTCAGGCCCATACCATCAAAGGCGCGGCGGCCAATGTCGGCTGTTACCGTCTTCAGCAAGCGGCTTTGGCGGTGGAAACGGCTTGCATGTCCGGAGATTTGAAGCGAGTGACCGATCTCATGAACGCGTTGGAAGAACAGATTGCGCTGGTAAAGAATACCATGGAACAGACCGGTTGGTATGACAAGTCAACGACGGAAAAAGAGGAGAGCAACGCATGA
- a CDS encoding GMC family oxidoreductase N-terminal domain-containing protein, which translates to MNNRNLSADVVVVGSGPGGATIARDLTLAGKKVIIVEWGKDNKPRGNMHTFIKAMGGYFTSLGKGLMVTPDLLMMVRAVTVGGTTMFYTASAWDPPYEKLAAFGVNLPKDETEKIKKELKVGPLPDDRIGPAARAIMTSARDLGYDWKKLNKFIDPSKARIGCMDTFCGDKSQAKWEAYQWVMDAVNRGARLLPQTLCEEVIVSNGTTEGVRVSDRSGREYEIGAKVVVICAGGVGSPTLLQRSGIEDAGRKFFFDPFVLTNGYIDGKTEPGKELAMAAGMHLEEDGIMMTDMTNPWFQSIAFNILAGRPGKAFKSKGQVSIMTKARDVMDGVIDVDGRISKPLTAQDREKLNRGKIMARKILKNMGARDIWNGALGAAHPGGTCRIGHIVDSDLQTRYKNLFVSDGSVIPFEFGLPPVLTILTMSRRLSGHLLKNIL; encoded by the coding sequence ATGAATAACCGGAACCTGTCCGCCGACGTCGTCGTCGTGGGCTCCGGCCCCGGCGGGGCCACCATCGCCAGGGACCTGACCCTGGCCGGCAAGAAAGTCATCATCGTGGAATGGGGCAAGGACAACAAGCCCCGGGGCAACATGCACACCTTCATCAAGGCCATGGGCGGATACTTCACCAGCCTGGGAAAAGGATTGATGGTCACGCCCGATCTGCTGATGATGGTGCGGGCCGTGACCGTGGGCGGCACCACCATGTTTTATACCGCCTCGGCCTGGGATCCGCCCTACGAAAAACTGGCCGCTTTTGGCGTGAACCTGCCGAAAGATGAAACGGAAAAAATAAAAAAAGAACTCAAGGTCGGCCCCCTGCCCGATGACCGCATCGGCCCGGCCGCCAGAGCCATCATGACTTCGGCCCGGGACCTGGGCTATGACTGGAAAAAACTCAACAAATTCATCGATCCGTCCAAAGCCAGAATCGGCTGCATGGACACCTTCTGCGGGGACAAGAGCCAGGCCAAATGGGAGGCCTACCAGTGGGTCATGGACGCGGTCAACCGCGGCGCCCGCCTGCTGCCGCAAACCCTGTGCGAGGAAGTCATCGTCAGCAACGGCACAACCGAAGGGGTCCGGGTCAGCGACCGGTCCGGCCGGGAATATGAAATCGGCGCCAAAGTCGTGGTAATCTGCGCCGGCGGCGTGGGATCCCCCACCCTGCTACAGCGCTCCGGCATCGAAGACGCCGGCCGAAAGTTCTTCTTTGACCCCTTCGTGCTGACCAACGGCTACATCGACGGAAAAACCGAGCCAGGCAAAGAGCTGGCCATGGCGGCCGGCATGCACCTGGAAGAAGACGGTATCATGATGACCGACATGACCAATCCCTGGTTCCAGTCCATTGCTTTCAATATTCTCGCCGGCCGGCCCGGTAAGGCCTTCAAGAGCAAGGGACAGGTCAGCATCATGACCAAGGCCCGGGACGTCATGGACGGCGTCATCGACGTGGACGGCCGCATCAGCAAGCCGCTGACCGCCCAGGACCGGGAAAAGCTCAACCGTGGCAAGATCATGGCCCGCAAAATCCTGAAAAACATGGGCGCCAGAGATATCTGGAACGGCGCCCTGGGCGCGGCCCATCCCGGCGGCACCTGCCGCATCGGCCACATCGTCGACAGCGATCTTCAGACCCGGTACAAAAACCTGTTCGTGTCCGACGGCAGCGTCATTCCCTTCGAGTTCGGCCTGCCGCCGGTGCTAACCATTCTGACCATGTCCCGACGCCTATCAGGACATTTGCTGAAAAACATACTGTAA
- a CDS encoding AAA family ATPase, which translates to MKKPEHTKILALCGKGGVGKTSLSAAIIKLLRDRNAGRVLAIDADPAVGLAMALGMTVTKTIDDIRSSLIKNVKNTESTVDKKELLSLIDYEVLDAIAENGNLGFLAIGRPETEGCYCRVNNFLKDVIKSTAYHFDYVVIDGEAGIEQVNRRVMEEVDYLVLASDASAKGLNVVREIRDVAGKRTVKYKKAFLILNRIRSAEEADKIIGRTDIELAGWIPDDDTIREYDIEGRSILELPDCPALQAVGRALDRIVGE; encoded by the coding sequence ATGAAAAAACCTGAACATACAAAGATACTGGCTTTATGCGGCAAAGGCGGCGTGGGCAAGACCTCGTTGAGCGCCGCCATTATCAAGCTGCTGCGTGACCGCAACGCCGGCCGGGTCCTGGCCATTGACGCCGATCCGGCCGTGGGACTGGCCATGGCCCTGGGCATGACGGTTACCAAGACCATCGACGACATCCGCTCTTCCCTGATCAAAAACGTGAAAAACACCGAGAGTACCGTCGATAAAAAAGAACTGCTCTCCCTGATCGACTATGAGGTCCTTGACGCCATCGCGGAAAACGGCAACCTGGGTTTTCTGGCCATCGGCCGGCCGGAGACCGAGGGCTGCTACTGCCGGGTCAACAATTTTTTAAAAGACGTCATCAAATCCACGGCCTACCATTTTGATTACGTGGTCATCGACGGCGAGGCGGGTATCGAGCAGGTCAACCGCCGGGTCATGGAGGAGGTGGATTACCTGGTCCTGGCCTCGGACGCCTCGGCCAAGGGGCTGAACGTGGTGCGGGAGATCCGGGATGTGGCCGGCAAAAGGACCGTGAAGTACAAGAAGGCCTTCCTTATTTTAAACCGGATCAGGAGCGCCGAGGAAGCGGACAAGATCATCGGCCGCACGGACATCGAACTGGCCGGCTGGATTCCGGATGATGACACCATCCGGGAGTATGACATCGAGGGCAGGAGCATTCTGGAATTACCCGACTGCCCTGCCCTTCAAGCCGTGGGCCGGGCGCTGGACCGGATTGTCGGGGAGTAA
- a CDS encoding 2-hydroxyacyl-CoA dehydratase family protein, which translates to MKKELMAFNYDWQLLVTFQNLKALLENTTPGEKEAIFSILPRRANTFAMLKQIGNAMLYLIDATCLWLDDLTYAREKGKKAVLTTYCYPVGILKAFDCVPINAEVLAAYGGLIFNRGVIEYLDHCVELGMTETSCSGQRGSMGAFMAGLGTTPDFCLANTAGICDSNANAFHFYTSKKNIPMYMHDSPPDLTGERAVRYNRQDFRRMLVFLEKQTGKKVDWDKLAELIHEIQRQDDLINEIQQLMTCVPNPVPPLVQPIIYLLKFGFNGVASATRVLEEMLRVSMENHAKGIAGTLSGKERARCMPSYIEHYTMDFRFFNFFNELDISMMGCMLNYFFPSGAPYAAGREDQCYKMDASSEEAIIDSLADQLSRMPMIKQIRGPYDAPAMWLEDTLSACKLYKADCTIYVGTLGCRNTWGMVKPFLRDLEAAGYPSYALFADAFDDRARSWESCKSAMREFLEVRKII; encoded by the coding sequence GTGAAAAAAGAATTAATGGCGTTTAACTATGACTGGCAGCTTCTGGTCACGTTCCAGAACCTCAAGGCCCTGCTGGAAAACACCACCCCCGGAGAAAAGGAGGCGATTTTCAGTATTCTGCCGCGGCGGGCCAACACCTTTGCCATGTTAAAGCAGATCGGCAATGCCATGCTCTATCTGATCGACGCCACCTGCCTGTGGCTGGACGACCTGACCTATGCCCGGGAAAAGGGGAAAAAGGCGGTGCTGACCACCTACTGCTACCCGGTGGGCATTCTCAAGGCCTTTGACTGCGTGCCGATCAACGCCGAGGTTCTGGCCGCCTACGGCGGGCTGATCTTCAACCGGGGGGTGATCGAATATCTGGATCACTGCGTGGAACTGGGCATGACCGAGACTTCCTGCTCCGGCCAGCGCGGCTCCATGGGCGCCTTCATGGCCGGACTGGGCACCACGCCCGACTTCTGCCTGGCCAATACCGCCGGCATCTGCGACTCCAATGCCAACGCCTTTCATTTTTATACCTCCAAGAAGAACATCCCCATGTACATGCACGACTCGCCCCCGGACCTGACCGGAGAACGGGCCGTCCGCTACAACCGGCAGGACTTCCGCCGGATGCTCGTTTTTCTGGAAAAACAGACCGGCAAAAAGGTGGACTGGGACAAACTGGCCGAACTGATTCACGAAATTCAGCGGCAGGATGATCTGATCAATGAAATCCAGCAGCTCATGACCTGCGTGCCCAATCCGGTGCCGCCGCTGGTTCAGCCCATCATCTACCTGCTCAAGTTCGGATTCAACGGCGTGGCCTCGGCCACCCGGGTGCTGGAGGAGATGCTGCGGGTATCAATGGAAAACCACGCCAAAGGGATCGCCGGCACCCTCTCCGGAAAAGAGCGGGCCCGCTGCATGCCCAGCTATATCGAACACTACACCATGGATTTCCGCTTTTTTAATTTCTTCAACGAACTGGATATCAGCATGATGGGCTGCATGCTCAACTATTTCTTTCCCAGCGGCGCGCCTTACGCCGCCGGCCGGGAAGACCAGTGTTACAAAATGGACGCCTCCTCGGAAGAGGCCATCATCGACAGCCTGGCCGATCAGCTCTCGCGCATGCCCATGATCAAGCAGATCCGCGGCCCCTATGACGCGCCGGCCATGTGGCTGGAGGACACGCTTTCGGCCTGCAAGCTCTACAAGGCGGACTGCACCATTTACGTCGGTACTCTGGGCTGCCGCAACACCTGGGGCATGGTCAAACCTTTTTTACGGGACCTGGAAGCCGCCGGCTACCCTTCCTACGCCCTGTTCGCCGACGCCTTTGACGACCGGGCCCGGAGCTGGGAGTCCTGCAAAAGTGCCATGCGGGAATTTCTCGAGGTAAGGAAGATTATTTAA
- a CDS encoding 2-hydroxyacyl-CoA dehydratase family protein: protein MLNNKFREIYSTIENDYVRNFKKNGGKVIGYCYSRVPVAEVYHAAGILGIRLRANEITATTLGDAYFGPVVCSFPKSLLQMAGEEKYRFLDGAVTSSVCDTMRRLDECWRKAAREGEAVIPPFFKYFAVPHKSYDFSLEWFSEELRLHIRELEAHFGVRVTKEALNDSIRLYNHGRRLLKKLDEIRSRPDVPISGADALSVFVAAVSMPMEQFVEMAEALLAELEQSDRPVPGKRLFIVGSVNDDRGLIDSIEQTGAVVVGDMMSFGSKYYDNMIAEDSDDPVDEIAKSYLLSLKHPRMFGRFRERSDYLADKVKQARAQGVIFQNIRFCDLHGCENSLYAEDLTAMGIPCLRLEREYGPLVETERVKMRAQAFVERI from the coding sequence ATGCTGAATAATAAGTTCAGAGAAATATATTCGACCATTGAAAATGATTACGTAAGGAATTTCAAAAAAAACGGCGGCAAGGTCATCGGCTACTGCTATTCCCGGGTGCCGGTCGCGGAAGTCTACCATGCCGCCGGCATCCTCGGTATCCGGCTTCGCGCCAACGAGATCACGGCCACCACCCTGGGTGACGCCTATTTCGGTCCGGTGGTTTGCAGCTTTCCCAAAAGCCTTCTGCAGATGGCCGGGGAAGAGAAATACCGGTTCCTGGACGGCGCGGTCACCTCTTCGGTTTGCGACACCATGCGACGACTGGACGAGTGCTGGCGAAAAGCCGCCCGGGAGGGCGAGGCCGTTATCCCTCCCTTTTTTAAATATTTCGCGGTGCCCCATAAATCATACGACTTCAGCCTGGAATGGTTCAGCGAAGAGTTGCGCCTCCACATCCGCGAACTGGAAGCCCATTTCGGCGTCCGGGTCACAAAAGAAGCGCTGAACGATTCCATCAGGCTCTATAATCACGGCCGCCGCCTGCTGAAGAAACTGGATGAAATCCGCAGCCGGCCCGATGTTCCCATTTCCGGCGCGGATGCCCTGTCGGTTTTTGTGGCGGCGGTATCCATGCCCATGGAGCAGTTCGTCGAAATGGCCGAAGCGCTCCTGGCCGAACTGGAACAGAGCGACCGGCCGGTGCCGGGCAAGCGGCTGTTTATCGTCGGCAGCGTCAACGACGACCGGGGACTGATCGACAGCATCGAGCAGACCGGCGCCGTGGTCGTGGGCGACATGATGTCCTTCGGGTCAAAATATTACGACAACATGATCGCCGAGGACAGCGACGACCCGGTGGACGAAATCGCCAAGTCCTACCTGCTCAGCCTGAAACATCCGCGTATGTTCGGAAGGTTCAGGGAAAGAAGCGATTATCTGGCGGACAAAGTGAAACAGGCCCGTGCCCAGGGCGTTATTTTCCAGAACATCCGCTTCTGCGATCTGCACGGCTGCGAAAACAGCCTCTACGCCGAGGACCTGACGGCTATGGGCATTCCCTGCCTGAGACTGGAGCGTGAATACGGACCGCTGGTGGAAACCGAGCGGGTCAAGATGCGGGCCCAGGCTTTTGTCGAGAGGATATAA